A region from the uncultured Macellibacteroides sp. genome encodes:
- a CDS encoding DNA alkylation repair protein — protein MQETIQQIRKQLRLAMNGVVSSSMREKGMDYKMNFGVSVPKIKEIASQYQPNEELASLMWVQDVRELKIMATLLFPVDLFTPDVAERWVREIKHLEISEQLAANLLPKLSFAEELAAGFITDEEEFVSVTGYLLFARLCSLGKSLQEVHVNLLLDEAYKVLDKGLSRKQRAASLALKRFGRQSAEQGTAVLNAIAEFKNSESPERTEIYNDIKFEFEYYE, from the coding sequence ATGCAGGAAACGATACAACAGATACGAAAGCAACTCCGTTTGGCAATGAACGGGGTTGTTTCTTCCAGTATGCGTGAAAAGGGAATGGATTATAAGATGAACTTCGGTGTTTCAGTTCCCAAGATTAAAGAGATTGCATCTCAGTATCAGCCAAATGAGGAGCTAGCCTCCCTGATGTGGGTTCAGGATGTAAGAGAACTGAAAATCATGGCTACGCTGTTGTTCCCGGTGGATCTGTTCACTCCCGATGTCGCTGAAAGATGGGTGCGCGAGATAAAGCATCTGGAGATTTCCGAACAGCTGGCAGCCAATTTGTTGCCAAAGCTTTCCTTTGCGGAGGAGTTAGCTGCCGGATTTATTACTGATGAAGAAGAATTTGTGTCGGTAACAGGCTATCTCTTATTTGCCCGGTTATGTTCGTTGGGAAAATCATTGCAAGAAGTTCATGTCAACTTGTTGCTTGATGAAGCATATAAGGTTTTGGATAAGGGGCTTTCACGCAAGCAAAGAGCGGCAAGCCTTGCATTGAAAAGATTCGGACGTCAGTCTGCTGAACAGGGAACTGCTGTTTTGAATGCGATAGCGGAATTTAAAAATTCCGAATCGCCGGAGAGAACAGAAATATACAATGACATCAAATTTGAATTTGAATATTACGAGTAA